In Mucilaginibacter boryungensis, a single window of DNA contains:
- a CDS encoding nitrate reductase, whose translation MQTPGKNTQSLTSTCCYCGVGCGVVVNKEKNGEITVAGNKDYPVNKGMLCSKGINLHYTVNDKSDRLLYPQMRYNKSMPLQKVSWDDALDRTVAVFKTFIEKYGPDSVAFYASGQCLTEEYYVVNKLMKGFIGSNNIDTNSRLCMSSAVAAYKMALGEDSVPLCYDDIELADCFYVTGANPAWCHPILWRRVEAHKAANPNIKIIVVDPRVTDTCSLADLHLQINPGTDITLNHAIGRLLIENGDIDIDFIRNHAEGFEQYSALVFKRTLAESAKICGVSERDMQLAAKYIGEAKGFITMWTMGLNQSTVGVNKNLSLINLNLITGHVGKPGSGPLSLTGQPNAMGGREVGGLANLLPAHRDLKNPLHREEVQKFWRGKNIKPEPGLTATEMFEALDDGRLKAIWIMCTNPLTSLPNVRLAERALKKARFVVVQEVSNKPETLAYADVILPAAAWAEKEGTMTNSERRISYLNKIIEPPGEALPDAEIICRFARKMGYPGFDFKNSEEIYAEHVRLTAKTSIDISGLDYDVLKGSSVQWPYKKKSKPAGTERLFADKKFYTPSQKAIIHAVPDAFFSERTDNDYPFVLTTGRIRDQWHTMSKTGKVNKLNQHLKESFIEINPYDAAGLKLKEGDVAVISSRRGEVRVKAKLTTQIKPGVVFLPMHWGKILGNDLHRANNVTNNAVDPISKEPDFKYCAVHIAKYKKPFQRIVVIGAGAGSYGFVKSYRELNPADRITIFSKENFPFYNRVMLPDYISGEQQWEQLVKMKDSEEPAYNINLLRGVSVEKIDREAKYVIDSRGIKTPYDVLIIATGSRAAMPKNVPSLPGIFSMRSRTDADNFKKHLKKNGHVVIVGGGLLGLEMAASLREMQVKVTIVQRISRFLNRQLDVLGSQLLHEEMVDQGCDIYYDDEVQLFYGRSKLTGIGLRSGRKIDCDAMIIAIGTTPNLELARECGLTCKRGVVVNERLQTNDPDIFAIGEIAEFEGTLYGITAAAEQQAAVVAGYLNGDIASYYKGSLFMNIIKIHGFDLCSIGLPECPDEPGYEEVVFIDKAKRYYKKCIIHQDRLVGAILIGDKSEFLEFKELIANKTELSEKRLQLLRSGSKADPVLGKLVCSCNNVGSENINRKVADGCDNMKDLCAATGAGTGCGSCRPEVKRLLEEGLKNMISQKVA comes from the coding sequence ATGCAAACACCCGGAAAGAACACTCAATCGCTTACGTCTACCTGCTGTTATTGCGGGGTTGGCTGCGGCGTGGTTGTTAATAAGGAAAAGAACGGGGAAATTACCGTTGCCGGAAATAAAGATTACCCCGTTAACAAGGGAATGCTTTGTAGCAAAGGGATTAATCTGCATTATACCGTTAACGATAAAAGCGACCGGCTACTGTACCCGCAAATGCGTTACAATAAAAGCATGCCTTTGCAAAAGGTAAGCTGGGATGATGCGCTTGACCGTACAGTAGCCGTTTTTAAAACCTTTATTGAAAAATATGGGCCAGATTCTGTAGCTTTTTATGCTTCGGGGCAATGTTTAACCGAGGAGTATTATGTAGTGAATAAGCTAATGAAGGGGTTCATTGGCAGTAATAATATCGATACCAATTCGCGTTTGTGTATGAGCAGCGCGGTAGCTGCTTATAAAATGGCCCTGGGCGAGGATAGTGTGCCCCTTTGTTATGATGATATTGAACTGGCCGATTGTTTTTATGTCACCGGCGCAAACCCGGCCTGGTGCCACCCTATTTTGTGGCGCAGGGTAGAAGCCCATAAGGCAGCTAATCCTAATATTAAAATTATTGTAGTAGACCCGCGGGTAACAGATACCTGTAGCCTGGCCGATCTGCATTTGCAGATTAACCCGGGAACGGATATTACATTGAACCATGCTATTGGCCGCTTATTAATTGAAAATGGGGATATCGATATCGACTTTATCCGTAACCATGCGGAAGGTTTCGAGCAATACAGTGCGCTGGTTTTTAAACGTACACTGGCCGAATCGGCAAAAATATGCGGCGTAAGCGAACGCGATATGCAGCTTGCTGCAAAATACATTGGTGAAGCCAAAGGTTTCATCACTATGTGGACCATGGGATTGAATCAAAGCACGGTTGGTGTAAATAAAAATCTTAGTCTTATAAATCTCAATTTAATAACCGGCCATGTGGGTAAGCCAGGGTCGGGACCTTTATCACTGACCGGGCAGCCCAATGCCATGGGCGGTCGTGAAGTTGGCGGACTGGCCAACCTGCTACCTGCGCACCGCGACTTAAAAAATCCGCTGCACCGCGAAGAAGTGCAGAAATTTTGGCGAGGCAAAAATATTAAGCCCGAACCGGGCTTAACTGCTACAGAAATGTTCGAGGCGCTGGATGATGGACGCCTGAAAGCTATCTGGATTATGTGTACCAACCCGCTCACCAGTTTGCCTAATGTGCGGCTGGCCGAGCGTGCCTTAAAGAAGGCTAGGTTTGTGGTTGTGCAGGAAGTAAGCAATAAACCAGAAACCTTGGCTTACGCCGACGTTATTTTACCCGCCGCTGCCTGGGCTGAAAAAGAAGGTACCATGACCAATTCTGAGAGGCGCATAAGTTACCTGAATAAAATTATTGAACCCCCGGGTGAAGCTTTACCCGATGCAGAGATCATATGCCGCTTTGCCCGTAAAATGGGTTATCCGGGATTTGATTTTAAAAACAGCGAAGAAATTTATGCCGAACACGTTAGGTTAACCGCTAAAACCAGTATAGATATTAGCGGGCTGGACTATGATGTGTTAAAAGGATCGTCGGTACAATGGCCTTATAAAAAGAAAAGTAAGCCAGCGGGGACCGAACGCCTGTTTGCAGATAAAAAGTTTTATACACCATCGCAAAAAGCTATTATCCATGCCGTACCCGACGCCTTTTTCAGTGAGCGGACAGATAATGATTACCCGTTTGTACTGACCACCGGCCGTATTCGCGACCAGTGGCATACCATGAGCAAAACAGGCAAAGTAAATAAGCTGAACCAGCATTTAAAGGAATCGTTTATAGAGATAAACCCCTATGACGCTGCCGGCTTAAAATTGAAAGAAGGTGATGTAGCGGTTATTTCCTCGCGCCGTGGCGAGGTGCGTGTGAAAGCTAAGCTGACTACACAAATTAAGCCCGGGGTGGTTTTTTTACCGATGCACTGGGGGAAAATATTAGGGAATGATTTACACCGGGCTAATAATGTCACCAATAATGCGGTTGACCCGATATCCAAAGAACCCGACTTTAAATATTGCGCTGTTCATATTGCTAAATATAAAAAGCCTTTCCAACGCATTGTAGTTATAGGCGCCGGTGCCGGTTCATATGGTTTTGTGAAATCGTACCGTGAACTGAACCCTGCCGACCGCATTACTATTTTTAGTAAGGAGAATTTCCCTTTCTACAATCGGGTAATGCTGCCCGATTACATCAGCGGCGAACAGCAATGGGAACAATTGGTGAAAATGAAGGACTCAGAAGAACCGGCCTATAATATTAACTTGCTGCGCGGTGTAAGTGTTGAAAAAATTGACCGTGAAGCAAAGTATGTTATTGATTCGCGGGGGATCAAAACTCCGTACGATGTGCTGATCATAGCTACCGGTAGCCGTGCCGCTATGCCTAAAAATGTGCCATCGTTGCCAGGAATATTTAGCATGCGCAGCCGCACCGATGCCGATAATTTTAAGAAACACCTGAAGAAAAACGGGCATGTGGTAATTGTAGGCGGTGGTTTATTGGGTTTGGAAATGGCGGCATCGTTACGCGAAATGCAGGTAAAAGTAACCATCGTTCAGCGTATCTCGCGCTTTTTAAACCGTCAGTTGGATGTGCTGGGCAGTCAGCTATTGCACGAAGAAATGGTTGATCAGGGCTGCGATATTTACTATGACGATGAGGTTCAATTATTTTATGGTCGGTCAAAGTTAACAGGCATTGGTCTGCGCAGCGGGCGCAAAATCGATTGTGATGCCATGATCATAGCCATAGGTACCACACCCAATTTGGAACTGGCCCGCGAATGCGGGTTAACGTGTAAACGCGGCGTGGTGGTGAACGAGCGTTTGCAAACCAACGACCCGGATATTTTCGCGATAGGTGAAATTGCCGAATTTGAAGGTACGCTATACGGTATTACCGCCGCGGCCGAGCAACAAGCGGCCGTGGTGGCCGGCTACCTGAATGGCGATATTGCGAGTTACTATAAGGGCAGCCTGTTTATGAATATCATTAAAATACATGGGTTTGATCTGTGTAGCATCGGTTTACCCGAATGCCCTGATGAACCGGGATATGAAGAGGTGGTGTTTATTGATAAAGCTAAGCGGTATTATAAAAAATGCATCATTCATCAGGACAGGCTGGTGGGAGCCATATTAATTGGCGATAAAAGTGAATTCCTGGAGTTTAAGGAACTGATTGCCAACAAAACCGAATTAAGCGAAAAGCGGTTGCAACTGTTACGCAGCGGCAGCAAAGCCGACCCTGTTTTAGGTAAGCTGGTGTGCAGTTGCAATAATGTGGGCAGCGAGAACATCAACAGGAAAGTGGCCGATGGCTGCGATAATATGAAAGATCTGTGCGCTGCTACTGGTGCCGGTACTGGTTGCGGATCGTGCCGGCCTGAAGTAAAGCGCCTGCTGGAAGAAGGGTTGAAAAATATGATCTCGCAAAAGGTAGCATAA
- a CDS encoding MFS transporter: protein MEKQLTKLNIFSAKGIQMKTFHITWLMFFVCFFGWFGLAPLMPTIRAELHLTKAQIGNIIIASVGSTIIARLIIGKLCDTWGPRKTAVRLLLVGSLPVFFVGLAHSYATFLMFRLAIGVIGASFVITQFHTSMMFAPNIKGTANAVTGGWGNLGGGVTNMVMPLIFAAIVGFGYTPAEAWRYAMIVPGTMMLIIALLYYKYTKDTPNGNYDEIGYKSKSTKTDWSVLADWRIWALTMAYAMCFGMEVTFDNVASLHFVDNFHLSQSSAGFWAGIFGFMNIFARALGGIVSDKVGKKHGLRGKGLLLAGVLLLEGCGLLLFAQSGSLLVAIVSMLSFALFLKMSNGATYGIVPFVNEKNVGLVSGIVGAGGNLGGMLFGFLFKSSAITYVQAFTYIGYAVIVVAVIVFVTRFRKQTADEKQSASSIAAAV, encoded by the coding sequence ATGGAAAAGCAACTCACCAAACTCAATATATTTTCGGCAAAAGGCATTCAAATGAAAACCTTCCATATTACATGGCTAATGTTTTTTGTCTGCTTCTTCGGCTGGTTTGGCCTGGCGCCATTAATGCCTACTATCCGTGCCGAGCTGCACTTAACCAAGGCGCAAATTGGTAATATCATTATTGCTTCGGTCGGTTCTACCATTATTGCCCGGTTAATCATCGGTAAGCTGTGTGATACCTGGGGGCCACGTAAAACCGCCGTACGGTTATTGCTTGTCGGCTCGCTACCTGTATTTTTTGTAGGATTAGCACATAGTTACGCTACCTTTTTAATGTTCAGACTGGCTATTGGGGTTATCGGAGCTTCGTTTGTAATTACCCAGTTTCATACCTCTATGATGTTTGCACCTAATATTAAAGGTACGGCAAACGCAGTTACCGGTGGCTGGGGCAACCTGGGTGGCGGAGTTACCAATATGGTAATGCCTTTGATATTTGCCGCTATAGTTGGCTTCGGTTATACACCGGCTGAGGCTTGGCGTTACGCCATGATAGTACCCGGTACTATGATGCTGATAATTGCTTTGCTGTATTATAAATACACTAAAGATACCCCTAACGGAAATTATGATGAGATAGGCTATAAATCTAAATCGACCAAAACAGATTGGTCTGTATTGGCCGACTGGCGCATATGGGCGCTAACCATGGCCTATGCTATGTGCTTTGGTATGGAAGTAACTTTTGATAACGTAGCGTCGCTGCACTTTGTAGATAACTTTCATTTGTCGCAAAGTTCGGCCGGTTTCTGGGCAGGCATATTTGGCTTCATGAACATTTTTGCCCGTGCATTAGGCGGTATCGTATCCGATAAGGTTGGTAAAAAACATGGCCTGCGTGGTAAGGGCTTATTACTGGCCGGCGTACTGCTTTTAGAAGGCTGCGGACTATTGCTTTTTGCGCAGTCGGGCAGCTTATTGGTAGCAATTGTTTCTATGTTGTCGTTCGCGCTGTTCCTTAAAATGTCAAATGGGGCAACTTACGGTATTGTACCGTTTGTTAACGAAAAGAATGTTGGACTGGTAAGTGGTATAGTAGGCGCAGGCGGTAACCTTGGCGGGATGCTGTTTGGCTTCCTGTTCAAATCATCTGCCATAACTTATGTACAGGCCTTTACCTATATCGGTTATGCTGTAATTGTAGTGGCGGTAATTGTATTTGTTACCCGGTTCCGCAAGCAAACAGCTGACGAAAAACAATCCGCATCAAGTATTGCCGCCGCCGTTTAA
- a CDS encoding alginate export family protein: MYKNVFKECRVVLFVTSLTLAAFSARAQFTLTGQLRPRGELRDGYGTLQPLGNKDAAFISQRTRLVLNYKSGHLIFQTSIQDVRLWGQDASSITVNDGNRLGLHEAWAEIILSNKKDTSFKKSPFDYFAIKIGRQEIVYDDERLLGSLDWTQQGRRHDAIVLKAIQKGWQIDLGAAFNQNTDAVNYNGTYYTPANVPATIKDSKGNLVNTPAGMIPLINSGGISAKNGSPALLNPPGTNGLNQDYKALQYLYLSKKINKTKVSGLFLTDQFGKYVLDSVKNTAGTDVGYVYGYRYNQPGINLRYTTGLLINPVFGAKNQFALTGGYYYQGGHDKDGLSLDASMFTFSAAYTSGALGYTIGWDYLSGNDAFSTSKTNHRFDPLYGTPHKFWGLMDYFYAGSGSPAGGLSNPYLKIKYTSANKRFSTELANHYFMLANDQKDAAGNAIDKYLGTEFDLTTGYKLNKVTLATLGVSYMSATQSMTYAKNISPGTAHLNPVWAYLQLNITPEFLNK; this comes from the coding sequence ATGTACAAAAATGTATTTAAAGAATGCAGGGTTGTTCTTTTCGTAACCAGCCTAACCCTGGCTGCATTTTCTGCCAGGGCGCAGTTCACGCTCACGGGGCAATTACGGCCACGGGGCGAACTGCGTGACGGTTACGGCACGCTACAACCTTTAGGCAACAAGGATGCTGCCTTTATTTCTCAACGAACGCGATTGGTGCTCAACTATAAGTCGGGCCACCTTATTTTTCAAACTTCTATTCAGGATGTTCGGCTTTGGGGACAGGATGCATCCTCCATAACTGTTAATGATGGCAACCGCTTAGGGTTGCATGAAGCCTGGGCTGAAATTATCCTTTCCAACAAAAAGGATACCTCCTTTAAAAAATCACCTTTCGATTATTTCGCGATCAAAATTGGCCGGCAGGAAATTGTTTATGATGATGAACGGTTGCTGGGCTCATTAGACTGGACACAACAGGGCCGCCGCCACGATGCCATTGTTTTAAAAGCCATACAAAAAGGCTGGCAAATAGATTTAGGCGCAGCCTTTAATCAAAATACCGATGCCGTAAATTATAATGGCACCTATTATACACCTGCTAACGTACCTGCTACTATAAAAGATAGCAAGGGTAATTTAGTTAATACCCCCGCCGGGATGATCCCATTGATCAATAGTGGAGGGATCAGCGCTAAAAATGGCAGTCCGGCATTATTAAACCCTCCTGGCACTAACGGCCTGAACCAGGATTATAAAGCATTACAATACTTATACTTAAGTAAAAAAATTAATAAAACAAAAGTATCTGGCTTGTTCCTAACCGATCAGTTTGGTAAGTACGTACTCGATTCGGTTAAAAATACTGCCGGTACTGATGTTGGTTATGTATATGGTTACCGCTATAACCAACCAGGCATAAACCTGCGTTATACAACAGGCTTGCTTATTAACCCGGTGTTTGGCGCTAAAAACCAGTTTGCCCTAACAGGCGGCTACTACTACCAGGGCGGGCATGACAAGGATGGTTTAAGCCTGGATGCATCTATGTTTACCTTTTCAGCAGCTTATACATCAGGCGCGCTGGGTTATACCATAGGCTGGGATTATCTATCCGGGAACGATGCTTTTTCAACATCTAAAACCAATCACCGTTTCGACCCGCTATATGGCACGCCCCATAAGTTTTGGGGGCTGATGGATTACTTCTATGCAGGCAGCGGTTCGCCTGCTGGCGGATTAAGCAACCCTTATCTTAAAATAAAATATACATCAGCCAATAAACGGTTTAGTACCGAACTGGCTAATCATTATTTTATGCTGGCGAATGATCAAAAAGACGCGGCCGGCAATGCCATAGATAAATACCTCGGCACTGAGTTTGACCTGACCACAGGATATAAGCTTAATAAGGTTACGCTGGCAACTTTAGGCGTATCATATATGTCGGCCACCCAAAGCATGACGTACGCTAAAAATATCAGTCCGGGCACAGCACATTTAAACCCGGTATGGGCATATCTGCAACTTAATATCACACCAGAATTTCTAAATAAATAA
- a CDS encoding Crp/Fnr family transcriptional regulator, whose translation MKEAKKVKKNSPVCDTATCFMCKYCIEEWHPAICANKINIKLKKGDILFKEGEPVEGIYFVYSGNIKVYKQWDNDKELIIRFAENGAILGHRGIGPNLNYPISAAALEPSVVCYISMKFFESTLKVNGELTYQLVNFFASELRKSERRMRDLAHMPVKGRVAGALIKLQKQFGTTPDGFINIVLSRQDLASFAGATYETVFRVINEMVQEQNIRLSGKSIAIVNQDALAALRQQGK comes from the coding sequence GTGAAGGAAGCTAAAAAGGTCAAGAAAAATAGCCCGGTTTGCGATACCGCCACTTGTTTTATGTGCAAGTATTGCATTGAAGAGTGGCATCCTGCTATTTGCGCCAATAAAATAAACATAAAACTCAAAAAAGGGGATATATTGTTTAAGGAAGGCGAGCCTGTTGAAGGCATTTACTTTGTATATAGCGGCAACATTAAAGTATATAAACAGTGGGACAACGATAAAGAACTAATTATCCGTTTTGCTGAAAATGGCGCCATTTTAGGCCATCGTGGCATTGGACCCAACCTGAATTATCCTATATCAGCTGCGGCGCTTGAACCATCGGTGGTTTGTTATATCAGCATGAAGTTTTTTGAAAGCACCTTAAAGGTAAATGGCGAACTGACCTACCAGCTGGTTAATTTTTTTGCCAGCGAACTCCGTAAATCCGAGCGCCGTATGCGTGACCTGGCACATATGCCCGTGAAGGGCCGCGTGGCCGGAGCGTTGATCAAATTGCAAAAGCAATTTGGCACCACTCCTGATGGCTTTATTAATATCGTACTAAGCCGGCAGGACCTGGCATCGTTTGCCGGGGCAACCTACGAAACCGTTTTTAGGGTAATTAACGAAATGGTTCAGGAACAAAACATCAGGCTTTCGGGTAAAAGCATAGCTATTGTTAACCAGGATGCCCTTGCCGCTTTGAGGCAGCAAGGAAAATAA
- the nirD gene encoding nitrite reductase small subunit NirD: protein METLIDIEWVLACYADDVPENGGVCMKHGDEQIAIYNFSRRGEWYATQNLCPHKQQMSLSRGMIGSAGEACEPKVACPFHKKTFSLLSGECLSGDDYKIKTYPVKVADGKVYVGII, encoded by the coding sequence ATGGAAACATTAATAGATATAGAATGGGTGCTGGCATGCTATGCGGATGATGTACCCGAAAATGGTGGTGTTTGCATGAAGCATGGCGATGAGCAAATTGCCATATACAACTTTAGCAGGCGCGGCGAGTGGTATGCTACCCAGAACTTATGTCCGCATAAACAGCAAATGTCCCTGTCTCGTGGCATGATCGGCAGTGCAGGTGAGGCTTGCGAGCCTAAAGTTGCTTGCCCGTTCCATAAAAAAACCTTCTCGCTACTAAGTGGCGAATGTTTAAGCGGCGATGATTATAAAATAAAAACATACCCGGTAAAGGTGGCCGATGGGAAAGTATATGTTGGGATAATATAG
- the nirB gene encoding nitrite reductase large subunit NirB: MSKPTIIVIGNGMVGYKFCEKLVSKTSAFNIIVFGEEPRRAYDRVHLSEYFAGKSADDLSMSTGSWYADHNIQLHLDDPIQEINRNNKTIHSLKGITLGYDYLVLATGSSAFVPDIEGIEKEGVFVYRTIEDLELIKAYAVKAKNGAVMGGGLLGLEAAKALIDLGIKDAHVIEFAPRLMPRQIDAAGSAMLQSKLSELGLSIHLNKSTACIAGDHKIEALQFSDDTLLAVDMLVISAGIRPRDELAKLAGLQVGTRGGIMVNERMQTSDDTIFAIGECALYDNMIYGLVAPGYEMADVVVAQLTGSDKGFHGFDMSTKLKLIGVDVASFGDAFIAEPACRTIVFEDTHKGIYKRINISNDGKLLLGGILIGDADAYNMLLQTVNNKIALPPNPEDMILGSRGGEQSEGAGVMSLPDDALICSCEAVSKGAICGVVNDGAADLDTVKKCTKAGTGCGGCVPMVKDLIAGAMKANGQYIKNVICEHFDYSRQELYDLVKINKLKNYDLVLDHFGKGDGCETCKPLVASILSSLWNDLIVKQDTIQDSNDRYLANIQKGGTYSVVPRIPGGEITPEKLIVIGQVAQKYGLYTKITGGQRIDLFGAHVSDLPLIWEELIDAGFESGHAYGKALRTVKSCVGSTWCRFGLHDSVSFAIEIEERYKGLRSPHKLKGGVSGCIRECAEAQSKDFGIIATEKGWNLYICGNGGSKPQHAQLLAADIDSKTLIRYLDRFLMFYIKTADPLTRTATWLNKMEGGMSYLKNVVINDSLGIAEQLEEEMQLLVDSFHCEWKEVVNNPDLRKRFTHFVNAPGEKDPTVKFEGMREQVKATW; encoded by the coding sequence ATGTCAAAACCAACCATTATAGTTATTGGCAACGGGATGGTAGGATACAAGTTCTGCGAGAAACTGGTATCTAAAACATCGGCCTTCAACATCATTGTTTTTGGCGAAGAACCACGCCGCGCTTACGACCGTGTACACCTGAGCGAGTATTTTGCGGGTAAATCTGCTGATGACCTTTCTATGTCAACCGGGTCGTGGTATGCTGATCATAATATTCAATTGCATCTTGACGATCCTATTCAGGAAATTAACCGCAATAATAAAACCATCCATTCCTTAAAAGGCATAACCCTTGGTTACGATTACCTGGTACTGGCTACCGGTTCGTCGGCATTTGTGCCCGATATTGAAGGTATTGAGAAAGAAGGCGTATTTGTTTATCGTACCATAGAGGACCTGGAGCTAATTAAAGCCTATGCTGTTAAAGCAAAAAACGGCGCTGTAATGGGTGGGGGCCTTTTAGGCCTTGAAGCGGCGAAGGCTTTAATAGACCTGGGTATAAAAGATGCCCACGTAATTGAATTTGCGCCACGCTTAATGCCCCGGCAAATTGACGCGGCAGGCAGTGCTATGCTGCAATCGAAATTAAGTGAACTTGGTTTAAGTATCCATTTAAATAAAAGCACCGCCTGTATTGCCGGCGATCATAAAATTGAAGCACTGCAATTTAGCGATGATACTTTATTGGCGGTTGATATGCTGGTAATATCGGCTGGTATACGGCCGCGCGATGAGCTGGCTAAGCTGGCGGGTTTGCAGGTTGGTACCCGTGGGGGTATTATGGTGAACGAGCGGATGCAAACCAGCGACGATACCATATTTGCCATAGGTGAATGTGCTTTATATGATAACATGATATACGGGCTGGTTGCACCCGGCTATGAAATGGCCGATGTGGTTGTTGCGCAATTGACGGGTAGCGATAAGGGCTTTCATGGATTTGATATGAGCACCAAGTTAAAGCTGATAGGAGTGGATGTAGCCAGTTTTGGCGATGCCTTTATTGCCGAGCCTGCCTGCCGTACAATTGTGTTTGAAGACACACATAAAGGGATTTACAAACGCATTAATATAAGTAATGATGGCAAACTGCTGTTGGGTGGTATACTAATTGGCGATGCCGATGCTTATAATATGTTGCTGCAAACAGTGAACAATAAAATTGCCCTGCCGCCAAATCCCGAAGATATGATCTTAGGATCGAGGGGTGGTGAGCAAAGCGAGGGTGCTGGCGTAATGAGTTTGCCTGATGATGCGCTGATCTGCTCGTGCGAGGCGGTAAGCAAAGGGGCAATATGCGGCGTTGTGAATGACGGTGCTGCAGATTTGGACACTGTGAAAAAATGTACCAAAGCAGGCACTGGCTGCGGTGGCTGCGTGCCAATGGTTAAAGACCTTATAGCCGGTGCCATGAAGGCAAACGGTCAGTACATTAAAAATGTGATATGCGAGCATTTTGATTACTCGCGCCAGGAATTGTACGACCTGGTGAAAATCAACAAACTAAAAAATTACGACCTGGTTCTTGATCATTTCGGCAAGGGGGATGGTTGCGAAACCTGTAAGCCATTGGTAGCCAGTATCCTTTCCAGCTTGTGGAACGATTTGATAGTAAAACAAGATACGATACAGGATAGTAATGATCGTTATCTGGCCAATATTCAAAAAGGCGGTACTTATTCTGTAGTGCCAAGGATACCCGGTGGTGAGATCACGCCGGAGAAACTTATTGTAATAGGTCAGGTGGCGCAAAAATATGGCCTGTATACTAAAATAACCGGCGGGCAGCGTATCGATTTGTTTGGCGCGCATGTAAGTGATTTGCCGTTGATATGGGAGGAATTGATTGATGCTGGTTTTGAAAGCGGTCATGCTTATGGTAAAGCACTGCGCACAGTTAAAAGTTGTGTAGGCAGCACCTGGTGCCGTTTTGGGTTGCACGATAGCGTATCGTTTGCTATCGAAATTGAAGAAAGATATAAGGGCTTACGGTCGCCACATAAATTAAAAGGCGGGGTAAGCGGCTGTATCCGCGAGTGCGCCGAAGCGCAGAGTAAAGACTTTGGCATTATCGCAACGGAAAAAGGCTGGAACTTATATATCTGTGGTAATGGTGGGTCAAAACCACAGCATGCACAACTATTGGCTGCTGATATTGATAGCAAAACCCTGATCAGATACCTCGACCGCTTCCTGATGTTTTACATTAAAACGGCCGATCCGCTTACACGTACCGCAACCTGGTTAAATAAAATGGAAGGTGGAATGAGCTACCTGAAAAACGTAGTTATCAATGATAGTTTGGGTATTGCCGAACAACTGGAAGAAGAAATGCAGTTGCTGGTTGATAGTTTCCATTGCGAATGGAAAGAGGTGGTAAATAATCCCGACCTGCGTAAGCGCTTTACCCATTTTGTAAATGCGCCCGGCGAAAAAGACCCAACTGTAAAATTCGAGGGTATGCGCGAGCAGGTAAAGGCAACATGGTAG
- the cobA gene encoding uroporphyrinogen-III C-methyltransferase, protein MSTKSAIPQLIVMGAGPGDPELITVKGQRILQQADVVLYDNLANKELLKLTKDDCEKIYVGKQPYGECTTQETIHEMIANYAFTKGMVVRLKGGDPFIFGRGYEEVIYARSLGIQTQFIPGITSMQAAGFEDIPLTHRSLSEGIWVITGTKKDGTLSADLRLAMQSNATVVIYMGMKQLGVIADTYIKEDRGDTPAAIIQHASLPQQKIAKGKIKDMPGRAKQYGLTYPAIIIIGQVTDINALKL, encoded by the coding sequence ATGTCCACAAAGTCAGCTATACCTCAATTAATTGTTATGGGTGCAGGCCCGGGCGACCCGGAACTGATTACAGTTAAAGGGCAACGTATATTGCAACAGGCCGATGTGGTGCTTTACGACAACCTGGCTAATAAGGAATTATTAAAACTTACCAAAGATGATTGCGAAAAGATATATGTAGGCAAGCAACCTTATGGCGAGTGCACTACACAGGAAACTATACACGAAATGATTGCTAATTATGCTTTTACTAAAGGCATGGTGGTAAGATTGAAAGGAGGCGACCCGTTCATCTTTGGTCGTGGGTACGAAGAAGTAATTTACGCACGCAGTTTAGGCATACAAACCCAATTTATTCCGGGTATTACCAGTATGCAGGCGGCTGGATTTGAAGATATACCCCTTACCCATCGATCATTAAGCGAGGGGATATGGGTAATTACCGGCACAAAAAAAGATGGCACCCTATCTGCAGACCTGCGACTTGCCATGCAAAGCAATGCTACTGTAGTTATATATATGGGCATGAAACAACTTGGTGTAATTGCAGATACCTATATCAAAGAAGATCGTGGTGATACCCCTGCGGCAATTATTCAGCACGCCTCATTACCGCAACAAAAAATAGCGAAAGGAAAAATAAAGGACATGCCGGGCCGGGCAAAACAGTATGGCTTAACCTATCCCGCTATAATTATTATAGGACAAGTAACAGATATTAACGCGCTAAAGTTATGA